One genomic window of Monodelphis domestica isolate mMonDom1 chromosome 1, mMonDom1.pri, whole genome shotgun sequence includes the following:
- the LOC100028179 gene encoding olfactory receptor 287, translating into MEKKNLSNLEEFILLGFPGTQGLQIFLFLLFFVMYVLTVMGNMAIITLVWIHQRLQTPMYFFLCNLSFLEIWFTTACVPKTLANFASQSKVISFISCATQMYFVFSLGCTEYFLLAVMAYDRYLAICYPLRYSTIMTHSVSARLALVSWVCGFSAITVPTALITRLSFCASNVINHFFCDIAPWIVLSCTDTRVVELVSFGIAFCVILGSCIITLVSYIYIISTIVRIPSAQGRHKAFSTCSSHLTVVLIWYGSTIFLHVRTSVESSLDLTKAITVLNTIVTPVLNPFIYTLRNKDVKEALRKTVSGK; encoded by the coding sequence ATGGAAAAGAAGAACCTATCCAACTTGGAGGAATTTATTCTCTTGGGATTCCCAGGGACGCAGGGTTTGCAGATATTCCTCTTCCTGTTGTTCTTTGTCATGTATGTGCTCACTGTAATGGGCAACATGGCCATCATCACCTTGGTCTGGATCCATCAGCGCCTTCAGACCCCCATGTACTTTTTTCTCTGTAATCTCTCCTTCCTGGAGATCTGGTTCACCACAGCCTGTGTCCCTAAGACCCTGGCTAATTTTGCATCTCAGAGCAAAGTCATCTCCTTCATCAGTTGTGCCACACAAATGTATTTCGTCTTCTCTCTGGGATGCACTGAATATTTTCTTCTGGCTGTAATGGCATATGACCGCTATCTGGCCATCTGCTACCCTTTGAGATACAGCACCATCATGACGCACTCTGTGTCAGCCCGTCTTGCCTTGGTTTCCTGGGTGTGTGGCTTCTCAGCCATCACTGTGCCCACTGCCCTCATCACTCGTCTCTCCTTTTGTGCTTCCAATGTCATCAACCACTTCTTCTGTGACATTGCCCCATGGATCGTGCTATCTTGCACGGACACTCGGGTGGTAGAACTCGTGTCTTTTGGGATTGCTTTCTGTGTCATCTTGGGCTCTTGCATCATCACCTTGGTCTCCTATATCTACATCATCTCCACCATTGTGAGGATCCCATCAGCCCAGGGGCGACACAAGGCCTTTTCCACGTGTTCCTCCCACCTCACTGTGGTTCTCATCTGGTATGGTTCTACCATCTTCTTGCATGTGAGAACCTCTGTTGAGAGTTCCCTGGACTTGACCAAGGCCATTACAGTTTTGAACACCATTGTAACTCCTGTACTCAACCCCTTTATATACACTCTCAGGAACAAAGATGTGAAGGAAGCCTTGAGGAAGACAGTCAGTGGGAAGTGA
- the LOC100028191 gene encoding olfactory receptor 6-like, whose protein sequence is MKYTNGTSSVKEFILLGFPSLNHLQALLFLLFCIIYVMTLIENLVIIVIVQVNRQLHTPMYFFLANLSVLEALYTSVTIPKMLANFLTEKKTISFAGCFTQLFFFLSLASSECFLLAAMAYDRYLAICLPLRYPTLMNPTVCLVLALSAWLSGFLASFVSIVLISQLSFCGPNVLNHFFCDISPLLKLSCSNTEAIETLDFVAALAVLMTSLCVTAFSYICILATVIQIPSGTGRRKAFSTCASHLVVVTVFYTTTIFMYARPRAISTFDFNKLVSIIYSVVTPLLNPIIYCLRNREVWEALAKLTRMLRFFVAAQFSSSVREKFI, encoded by the coding sequence atgAAATATACTAATGGGACCTCTTCTGTGAAAGAATTCATCTTACTGGGCTTCCCAAGCCTCAATCACCTACAAGCTCTGCTGTTTCTACTGTTCTGTATCATCTATGTGATGACCCTTATAGAGAATCTGGTCATTATTGTAATTGTCCAGGTCAACCGGCAACTCCACACCCCCATGTATTTCTTCCTGGCTAATCTATCAGTACTAGAGGCTCTCTATACCTCAGTCACCATACCCAAGATGTTGGCCAACTTTCTGACCGAGAAGAAGACTATTTCCTTTGCTGGATGTTTCACAcaactctttttcttcctctcccttgccTCTTCTGAGTGCTTCCTCCTGGCAGCCATGGCTTATGACCGCTATCTGGCCATCTGTCTCCCTCTGCGCTACCCAACACTGATGAACCCAACTGTCTGCCTGGTTCTGGCCCTAAGTGCCTGGCTTAGTGGCTTCCTGGCCTCCTTTGTGTCTATAGTGCTCATCTCCCAACTGAGCTTCTGTGGCCCCAACGTACTCAATCATTTCTTCTGCGACATCTCCCCACTGCTGAAACTCTCGTGTTCAAACACAGAAGCTATTGAGACTCTGGACTTTGTGGCAGCTCTGGCTGTGCTCATGACCTCTCTCTGTGTGACAGCATTCTCCTACATCTGCATCCTGGCTACTGTTATCCAGATTCCATCTGGAACAGGTCGCCGGAAGGCTTTCTCTACTTGTGCGTCCCACTTGGTGGTGGTTACTGTTTTTTACACTACCACTATATTTATGTATGCCCGACCTCGAGCCATCAGCACCTTTGACTTTAACAAGCTGGTCTCTATAATCTATTCAGTGGTGACACCACTCCTCAACCCTATCATATACTGCCTGAGAAACAGAGAAGTGTGGGAAGCCTTGGCCAAACTCACCAGGATGCTCAGATTCTTTGTGGCTGCTCAGTTTAGCTCCTCTGTGAGAGAGAAATTCATCTGA